From Aerosticca soli, a single genomic window includes:
- a CDS encoding F0F1 ATP synthase subunit B: protein MNIDLTFFGQLVSFAILVWFTTRYIWPPINRAIEERQKKVAEGLAAAEKARAELKDADARVAEEIRHARQQAAEIIERAQAQANGMIEAARAEATAESERIKAAAAAEVASMQQQAREELRAWVARLAVQGAEKIVQREIDANAHKAMLDQLVSGM, encoded by the coding sequence ATGAATATCGACTTGACCTTTTTCGGCCAGCTGGTGTCGTTTGCCATCCTGGTCTGGTTCACCACCCGCTACATCTGGCCGCCGATCAATCGTGCGATCGAGGAGCGGCAGAAGAAGGTGGCCGAGGGGCTGGCCGCGGCCGAAAAGGCGCGCGCCGAGCTCAAAGATGCCGACGCCCGCGTCGCCGAGGAAATCCGCCACGCGCGTCAGCAGGCCGCGGAGATCATCGAACGGGCGCAGGCCCAGGCCAATGGCATGATCGAGGCCGCGCGCGCCGAGGCGACCGCCGAAAGCGAGCGCATCAAGGCGGCGGCCGCGGCCGAGGTGGCGAGCATGCAGCAGCAGGCACGCGAGGAACTGCGTGCCTGGGTCGCACGGCTGGCGGTGCAGGGCGCCGAAAAGATCGTCCAGCGCGAGATCGACGCCAACGCGCACAAGGCAATGCTCGATCAGCTCGTCTCCGGGATGTAA
- the atpD gene encoding F0F1 ATP synthase subunit beta, with the protein MSQGKVVQIIGAVIDVEFARDEVPQVYDALKIDGTDITLEVQQVLGDGIVRTIALGSTDGLRRGLAVRNTGEGIKVPVGRATLGRIMDVLGNPIDEVGPIEAEERWVIHREAPSYADQAIANELLETGIKVIDLICPFAKGGKVGLFGGAGVGKTVNMLELINNIATQHSGLSVFAGVGERTREGNDFYHEMQEAGVVRLDNLPESKVAMVYGQMNEPPGNRLRVALTGLTMAEYFRDEKDEHGKGRDVLFFVDNIYRYTLAGTEVSALLGRMPSAVGYQPTLAEEMGVLQERITSTKTGSITSIQAVYVPADDLTDPSPATTFAHLDATVVLSRNIAALGIYPAVDPLDSTSRQLDPQVVGQEHYEVARKVQGTLQRYKELRDIIAILGMDELSEEDKLVVYRARKCERFFSQPFHVAEVFTGAPGKYVPLKETIRGFRMIVEGELDHVPEQAFYMVGGIDEVLKKAEDMGAKKAA; encoded by the coding sequence ATGAGCCAGGGCAAAGTGGTACAGATCATCGGCGCAGTCATCGACGTCGAATTCGCGCGCGATGAGGTGCCGCAGGTCTATGACGCGCTGAAGATCGATGGCACCGACATCACCCTCGAGGTCCAGCAGGTGCTGGGCGACGGCATCGTGCGCACGATCGCGCTGGGTTCGACCGACGGCCTGCGCCGCGGCTTGGCCGTGCGCAACACCGGCGAGGGCATCAAGGTGCCGGTCGGCCGGGCCACCTTGGGCCGCATCATGGACGTGCTCGGCAATCCGATCGACGAGGTCGGACCGATCGAGGCCGAGGAGCGCTGGGTGATCCACCGCGAGGCGCCGTCCTACGCCGACCAGGCGATCGCCAACGAGCTCCTGGAGACCGGCATCAAGGTCATCGACCTCATCTGCCCGTTCGCCAAGGGCGGCAAGGTCGGCCTGTTCGGCGGCGCCGGCGTCGGCAAGACGGTCAACATGCTCGAACTCATCAACAACATCGCCACCCAGCACTCGGGTCTGTCGGTATTCGCCGGCGTCGGCGAGCGCACCCGCGAGGGCAACGACTTCTATCACGAGATGCAGGAGGCCGGCGTGGTCAGGCTGGACAACCTGCCCGAATCGAAGGTGGCGATGGTCTACGGCCAGATGAACGAGCCGCCGGGCAACCGCCTGCGCGTGGCGCTGACCGGCCTCACCATGGCCGAATACTTCCGCGACGAGAAGGACGAGCACGGCAAGGGCCGCGACGTGCTGTTCTTCGTCGACAACATCTACCGCTACACGCTGGCCGGCACCGAGGTGTCCGCGCTGCTCGGCCGCATGCCCTCCGCGGTGGGCTACCAGCCGACCCTGGCCGAGGAGATGGGCGTGCTGCAGGAGCGCATCACCTCGACCAAGACCGGCTCGATCACCTCGATCCAGGCGGTCTACGTGCCGGCCGACGACCTCACCGACCCGTCCCCGGCCACCACCTTCGCGCATCTGGATGCGACCGTGGTGCTCTCGCGCAACATCGCCGCGCTCGGCATCTATCCTGCCGTGGATCCGCTCGATTCCACCAGCCGCCAGCTCGATCCGCAGGTGGTGGGGCAGGAGCACTACGAAGTCGCGCGCAAGGTGCAGGGCACGCTGCAACGCTACAAGGAACTGCGCGACATCATCGCCATTCTCGGCATGGACGAACTCTCCGAGGAGGACAAGCTGGTGGTCTATCGCGCGCGCAAATGCGAGCGCTTCTTCAGCCAGCCGTTCCACGTGGCCGAGGTGTTCACCGGCGCGCCGGGCAAATACGTGCCGCTCAAGGAGACCATCCGCGGCTTCCGGATGATCGTCGAGGGCGAGCTCGACCACGTGCCCGAGCAGGCCTTCTACATGGTCGGCGGCATCGACGAAGTGCTCAAGAAAGCCGAGGACATGGGCGCGAAGAAGGCCGCGTAA
- a CDS encoding F0F1 ATP synthase subunit delta has translation MAQVITLARPYARAAFETARAAHALGEWSGYLAFAAAVASDPQVAALADDPRVTPEQLVALHLPPGVDTDSPFARLLHELASRHRLALLPEVAALFETYRREAEAKLLVKVTSAMPLTEEQAASLRQALKRRYGRDIELACEVDPELMGGVVIDTGHEVIDGSARGRLERLAGALMH, from the coding sequence ATGGCACAGGTCATCACCCTTGCGCGTCCCTATGCCCGCGCCGCCTTCGAGACCGCGCGGGCGGCGCATGCCCTGGGCGAGTGGTCCGGTTATCTCGCCTTTGCCGCGGCCGTGGCGAGCGATCCGCAGGTGGCGGCCCTGGCGGACGATCCGCGGGTGACGCCCGAGCAGCTGGTCGCGCTGCATCTGCCGCCCGGCGTCGATACCGATTCGCCGTTCGCGCGCCTGCTGCACGAGCTGGCCTCGCGGCACCGGCTGGCCTTGCTGCCGGAAGTGGCTGCGCTCTTCGAGACCTACCGGCGCGAGGCCGAGGCCAAGCTCCTGGTCAAGGTGACCTCGGCGATGCCGCTGACCGAGGAACAGGCCGCGTCCCTGCGGCAGGCCCTCAAGCGCCGCTACGGGCGCGACATCGAACTTGCCTGCGAGGTCGACCCCGAGCTCATGGGCGGCGTGGTGATCGACACCGGCCACGAGGTCATCGACGGCTCGGCCCGCGGACGCCTGGAGCGGCTGGCGGGCGCGCTGATGCATTAA
- the atpB gene encoding F0F1 ATP synthase subunit A — MASEPQGGLTAYITHHLTHHTLVLGDGSSPFMRIHLDTLVVAALLGALFCLWFWVMARRATAGVPSKGQALVELIVEFVDTQVKDTFHGDRRTVTPLALSIFMWVAFMNAMDLLPLDAPGFLVKHVAGEEAAHHTFFRWVPTADLNTTLAIAVAVLILVFAHGIKAKGAGGFGKELLTAPFHAHGIVARILLAPANLGLNLIEYFSKPVSLSMRLFGNMYGGELVFMLIAGLFASWLSFVPGVIFNTAWAIFHILIILLQAFIFMMLTVVYIAIAHEHH, encoded by the coding sequence ATGGCGAGTGAACCGCAAGGTGGGCTGACCGCCTACATCACGCACCATCTCACCCACCACACGCTGGTGCTGGGCGATGGCAGCAGTCCGTTCATGCGCATCCACCTGGATACGCTGGTCGTGGCGGCGCTGCTGGGGGCACTGTTCTGCCTGTGGTTCTGGGTCATGGCCCGGCGCGCGACCGCCGGCGTGCCCTCGAAGGGGCAGGCGCTGGTCGAGCTGATCGTCGAGTTCGTCGACACCCAGGTCAAGGACACCTTCCACGGCGACCGGCGCACGGTCACGCCGCTGGCACTGTCCATCTTCATGTGGGTCGCCTTCATGAACGCGATGGACCTGCTGCCGCTGGACGCGCCGGGGTTCCTCGTCAAGCACGTCGCCGGTGAAGAGGCGGCCCATCACACCTTCTTCCGCTGGGTGCCGACAGCCGATCTCAACACCACGCTGGCGATCGCCGTGGCGGTGCTGATCTTGGTCTTTGCCCACGGCATCAAGGCCAAGGGCGCCGGCGGCTTCGGCAAGGAGCTGCTCACCGCGCCATTCCACGCCCACGGCATCGTGGCGCGCATCCTGCTGGCGCCGGCCAATCTCGGCCTCAACCTGATCGAATACTTCTCCAAGCCGGTGTCGCTGTCGATGCGACTGTTCGGCAACATGTACGGCGGCGAGCTGGTGTTCATGCTGATCGCCGGCCTGTTCGCCAGCTGGCTGAGCTTCGTGCCCGGCGTGATCTTCAACACCGCGTGGGCGATCTTCCACATCCTCATCATCCTTTTGCAGGCCTTCATCTTCATGATGCTGACGGTGGTTTACATCGCCATCGCCCACGAGCATCACTGA
- a CDS encoding YdcH family protein translates to MFENQQSDALEALMKADAEFRRLYLHHQELDSKVHDAEIGVLPIDDVTLAGMKKEKLHAKERLEKMWQARAPQPH, encoded by the coding sequence ATGTTCGAAAACCAGCAGAGCGATGCCCTCGAGGCGTTGATGAAGGCCGATGCCGAGTTCCGCCGGCTCTACCTGCATCATCAGGAGCTCGACAGCAAGGTGCACGATGCCGAGATCGGCGTCCTGCCGATCGATGACGTCACCCTGGCCGGCATGAAGAAGGAAAAACTGCACGCCAAGGAGCGCCTCGAAAAGATGTGGCAGGCGCGTGCGCCCCAGCCGCATTGA
- the atpE gene encoding F0F1 ATP synthase subunit C, with product MELYAHVQGLTAIAIGIIIGLGALGACLGIAIMGSKFLESAARQPELVPLLQGRMFLLAGLIDASFIIGLAVALLFAFSNPLAGALLNLGH from the coding sequence ATGGAACTTTACGCACACGTGCAGGGCCTGACCGCGATCGCGATCGGCATCATCATCGGCCTCGGTGCGCTGGGCGCCTGTCTGGGCATCGCCATCATGGGCTCGAAATTCCTCGAGTCGGCCGCGCGTCAGCCCGAGCTGGTGCCGCTGCTGCAGGGCCGCATGTTCCTGCTCGCCGGCCTCATCGACGCCTCGTTCATCATTGGTCTGGCGGTGGCGCTGCTGTTCGCGTTCTCCAACCCGCTGGCGGGCGCGCTGCTCAATCTCGGTCATTGA
- a CDS encoding phasin family protein: MAQPQLNTQLFSYACQLVESVFKAQALTLQSLEQIADLQLDALEKQSTLAGDFLAAATETRTADGLRGLWEKGMALNRDSAERAVNVAREVFAVTQRTAQSLAELAKQQQQAAKDAATVPLTEARKAAA, from the coding sequence ATGGCTCAGCCGCAACTCAACACCCAGCTTTTCTCTTACGCCTGCCAGCTCGTCGAGAGCGTGTTCAAGGCACAGGCCCTGACCCTGCAGAGCCTGGAGCAGATCGCCGACCTGCAGCTGGACGCGCTGGAAAAGCAGTCCACCCTGGCTGGCGATTTCCTCGCCGCGGCCACCGAGACGCGTACCGCCGACGGCCTGCGCGGCCTGTGGGAGAAGGGCATGGCCCTCAACCGTGACAGTGCCGAGCGCGCCGTCAACGTGGCCCGCGAAGTGTTCGCCGTCACCCAGCGTACGGCCCAGTCCCTTGCCGAGCTGGCCAAGCAGCAGCAACAGGCCGCCAAGGATGCCGCGACCGTGCCGCTGACCGAGGCGCGCAAGGCCGCCGCCTGA
- the glmS gene encoding glutamine--fructose-6-phosphate transaminase (isomerizing), with translation MCGIVAAVAQRDVAPLLIAGLKALEYRGYDSAGLAVLDGGVIRRVRAKGKVREMEALYLADPIPGGTGIAHTRWATHGVPSEANAHPHIVGRVAIVHNGIIENYARLRAEISSRGHVFTSETDTEVIAALIDARLHDGISLREAVQAVVRELEGAYAIAVISRDEPGRVVGARRGAPLLVGLGIGENFLASDAQALIQVTPRIIYLEEDDVVEITRESVHIFAIDGTLVQRAVHESELSADAVERGQYRHYMQKEIFEQPRAVADTLEARIHAHGVLPNVFGVGGDEVLATVRGLHIVACGTSYHAGLVAKYWIESHARLPVSVEVASEYRYRDVVVPPDTLFVAISQSGETADTLAALREARRRGYRGTLAVCNVPESSLVREADLKLMTRAGPEIGVASTKAFTTQLTALALLTLRLAGLNGIDADRYAALCAELMHLPRAIDDALALEPAIAELAARFVPRQHALFLGRGVHYPVALEGALKLKEISYIHAEAYPAGELKHGPLALVDESMPVVAVAPSGPLLEKLKSNLQEVRARGGELFVFADTRAGMDETPGTGALIRVDAGGDFIAPAVFTIPLQLLAYHVAVLRGTDVDQPRNLAKSVTVE, from the coding sequence ATGTGTGGAATCGTTGCCGCCGTCGCCCAGCGCGACGTCGCCCCGCTCCTGATCGCGGGACTCAAGGCCCTGGAATACCGCGGCTATGACTCGGCGGGCCTGGCCGTGCTCGACGGCGGCGTGATCCGCCGCGTGCGCGCCAAGGGCAAGGTGCGCGAGATGGAGGCGCTGTACCTGGCCGATCCCATTCCCGGCGGCACCGGCATCGCACACACGCGCTGGGCCACGCATGGCGTGCCCAGCGAGGCCAACGCCCACCCGCACATCGTCGGCCGGGTGGCGATCGTGCACAACGGCATCATCGAGAACTATGCCCGTCTGCGTGCGGAGATCTCCTCGCGCGGGCATGTGTTCACCTCCGAGACCGATACCGAAGTCATCGCCGCACTGATCGATGCGCGTCTGCACGACGGCATTTCGCTGCGCGAAGCGGTGCAGGCGGTGGTGCGCGAACTGGAAGGCGCCTATGCCATCGCCGTGATCAGCCGCGACGAGCCGGGCCGCGTGGTCGGCGCGCGCCGCGGCGCGCCGCTGCTGGTGGGCCTGGGCATCGGCGAGAACTTCCTCGCCTCCGATGCGCAGGCGCTGATCCAGGTGACCCCGCGCATCATCTATCTGGAAGAGGACGACGTCGTCGAGATCACTCGCGAGAGCGTGCACATCTTTGCCATCGACGGCACCCTCGTGCAGCGCGCCGTGCACGAGAGCGAGCTTTCGGCCGATGCGGTCGAGCGCGGTCAGTACCGGCACTACATGCAGAAGGAGATCTTCGAGCAGCCGCGCGCCGTGGCCGACACGCTGGAGGCGCGCATCCATGCGCACGGCGTGCTGCCCAACGTGTTCGGCGTCGGCGGCGACGAGGTGCTGGCCACGGTGCGCGGCCTGCACATCGTCGCCTGTGGCACCAGCTATCACGCCGGACTGGTCGCCAAGTACTGGATCGAATCGCATGCGCGCCTGCCGGTCAGCGTCGAGGTGGCCAGCGAATACCGCTATCGCGACGTGGTGGTGCCGCCGGACACGCTGTTCGTCGCCATCTCCCAGTCCGGCGAGACGGCCGACACCCTGGCCGCCCTGCGCGAGGCGCGGCGCCGCGGTTACCGCGGCACGCTGGCGGTGTGCAACGTGCCCGAATCCTCGTTGGTGCGCGAGGCCGATCTCAAGCTGATGACCCGGGCCGGCCCCGAGATCGGCGTGGCCTCGACCAAGGCCTTCACCACCCAGCTCACCGCGCTGGCGCTGCTCACCTTGCGCCTGGCCGGCCTCAACGGGATCGACGCGGACCGCTATGCCGCCCTGTGCGCCGAGCTCATGCATCTGCCGCGGGCGATCGACGATGCGCTCGCGCTGGAGCCGGCCATTGCCGAGCTCGCCGCGCGTTTCGTGCCGCGCCAGCATGCGTTGTTCCTGGGGCGCGGCGTGCACTATCCGGTGGCGCTGGAGGGCGCGCTCAAGCTGAAAGAGATCTCCTACATCCACGCCGAGGCCTATCCGGCCGGCGAGCTCAAGCATGGTCCGCTCGCCCTGGTCGACGAATCCATGCCGGTGGTGGCGGTGGCGCCGAGCGGCCCGCTCTTGGAAAAACTCAAGTCCAACCTGCAGGAAGTGCGCGCCCGCGGCGGCGAGCTGTTCGTCTTCGCCGACACCCGCGCCGGCATGGACGAGACGCCGGGAACGGGCGCGCTGATCCGGGTGGACGCCGGCGGCGACTTCATCGCCCCGGCGGTGTTCACCATTCCCCTGCAGCTGCTCGCCTACCACGTCGCCGTGCTGCGCGGTACCGATGTCGACCAGCCGCGCAATCTGGCCAAGTCGGTAACGGTGGAATAG
- the atpG gene encoding F0F1 ATP synthase subunit gamma: MAGGREIKSKIRSTQNMRKVTRALEMVSASKIRKAQDMMRAARPYARAMRKVVAHVAQAQTDFSHPFLTERKDVRRVAYVVVTTDRGLCGGLNSNLFRRLLPAIREWQDKGVAVDVLAIGQKGVQFFRRIRGVQLIGSVTQLGERPRLEQLIGVIKVVLDAYAAGTVDRVFLAYNDFINTMTQRPTVQALLPLPVAAAELTADAGQAASTPSYPAQGLKLETAYAWDYIYEPDPATVLEHVLGRYVESIVYQSVLENLAGEHAARMVAMKAASDNAGKVIDELTLIYNKARQAAITQEISEIVAGAAAV; the protein is encoded by the coding sequence ATGGCAGGCGGACGCGAAATCAAGAGCAAGATCCGAAGCACGCAGAACATGCGCAAGGTGACGCGTGCGCTCGAGATGGTTTCCGCGTCCAAGATCCGCAAGGCGCAGGACATGATGCGTGCCGCGCGGCCCTATGCGCGCGCGATGCGCAAGGTGGTCGCGCACGTCGCCCAGGCGCAGACCGACTTCAGCCATCCGTTCCTGACCGAGCGCAAGGACGTGCGGCGCGTGGCCTATGTCGTCGTCACCACCGACCGCGGCCTGTGCGGCGGACTCAACTCCAACCTGTTCAGGCGTCTGCTGCCGGCCATCCGCGAATGGCAGGACAAGGGCGTGGCCGTGGACGTGTTGGCGATCGGCCAGAAGGGCGTGCAGTTCTTCCGCCGCATCCGTGGCGTGCAGTTGATAGGCAGCGTGACCCAGCTCGGTGAGCGCCCGCGGCTCGAGCAGCTGATCGGCGTCATCAAGGTGGTGCTGGATGCCTACGCCGCGGGGACCGTCGATCGGGTGTTCCTGGCCTACAACGACTTCATCAATACGATGACCCAGCGGCCGACCGTGCAGGCGCTGTTGCCGCTGCCGGTGGCCGCCGCGGAATTGACGGCCGACGCGGGGCAGGCGGCGTCCACGCCGAGCTATCCCGCGCAGGGGCTCAAGCTGGAAACCGCGTACGCCTGGGACTACATCTACGAGCCCGATCCGGCGACCGTGCTCGAGCACGTGCTCGGCCGCTATGTCGAATCCATCGTCTACCAGTCCGTGCTGGAAAACCTCGCCGGCGAGCACGCGGCGCGGATGGTGGCGATGAAGGCGGCCTCGGACAATGCCGGCAAGGTCATCGACGAGTTGACCCTGATCTACAACAAGGCACGGCAGGCGGCGATCACCCAGGAAATCTCCGAGATCGTCGCCGGCGCGGCGGCAGTGTGA
- the atpA gene encoding F0F1 ATP synthase subunit alpha, producing MSSTSLNPSEISELIRQRIEQFKLSAEARNEGTLISVADGIVRIHGLADVMQGEMIELPGNTFALALNLERDSVGAVVLGEYQHLREGDIAKTTGRILEVPVGPELLGRVVDALGNPIDGKGPIAAKLTSPIEKVAPGVVWRKSVDQPVQTGYKAVDSMIPIGRGQRELIIGDRQTGKSALAVDAIINQRDSGIFCIYVAIGQKRSSVANVVRKLEENGALANTIVIVASASESAALQYIAPYAGCAMGEYFRDRGQDALIVYDDLSKQAVAYRQISLLLRRPPGREAYPGDVFYLHSRLLERAARVNEAYVEKCTNGEVKGRTGSLTALPIIETQAGDVSAFVPTNVISITDGQIFLETDLFNAGIRPAVNAGISVSRVGGAAQTKIIKKLSGGVKLALAQYRELAAFAQFASDLDAATRAQLDRGQRVTELMKQPQYSPLSIAELALSLYAAEKGYLDDLPVNQVLPFEKAMHAFFHQNHGELMKRIVATGDWNNDIEAVFKAGLDEFKKTGSW from the coding sequence ATGTCCAGCACCAGTTTGAACCCCTCCGAGATCAGCGAGCTGATCCGCCAGCGCATCGAGCAGTTCAAGCTCAGTGCGGAAGCGCGCAACGAAGGCACGCTGATCAGCGTCGCCGACGGCATCGTGCGCATCCACGGCCTGGCCGACGTGATGCAGGGCGAGATGATCGAGCTGCCCGGCAACACCTTCGCCCTGGCGCTCAATCTGGAGCGCGACTCGGTCGGCGCGGTGGTGCTGGGCGAGTACCAGCACCTGCGCGAGGGCGACATCGCCAAGACCACCGGCCGCATCCTCGAGGTCCCGGTGGGGCCGGAACTGCTCGGTCGCGTGGTGGATGCACTCGGCAACCCGATCGACGGCAAGGGGCCGATCGCCGCTAAGCTGACGTCGCCGATCGAGAAGGTCGCTCCCGGCGTGGTCTGGCGCAAGAGCGTCGACCAGCCCGTGCAGACCGGCTACAAGGCCGTCGACTCGATGATCCCGATCGGCCGCGGCCAGCGCGAGCTGATCATCGGCGACCGCCAGACCGGCAAGAGCGCGCTCGCGGTGGACGCGATCATCAACCAGCGCGACTCGGGCATCTTCTGCATCTACGTCGCGATCGGCCAGAAGCGTTCGTCGGTCGCCAACGTGGTGCGCAAGCTCGAGGAGAACGGCGCGCTGGCCAACACCATCGTGATCGTCGCCTCCGCTTCCGAATCGGCGGCGCTGCAGTACATCGCCCCTTACGCCGGCTGCGCGATGGGTGAATACTTCCGCGATCGCGGCCAGGACGCGTTGATCGTCTACGACGATCTTTCCAAGCAGGCGGTCGCCTACCGGCAGATCTCGCTGCTGCTGCGCCGTCCGCCAGGCCGCGAGGCCTATCCGGGCGACGTGTTCTACCTGCACAGCCGCCTGCTCGAGCGCGCCGCGCGCGTCAACGAGGCCTATGTCGAGAAGTGCACCAACGGTGAGGTCAAGGGCCGCACCGGCTCGCTGACCGCGCTGCCGATCATCGAGACCCAGGCCGGCGACGTCTCGGCCTTCGTGCCCACCAACGTCATCTCGATCACCGACGGCCAGATCTTCCTGGAAACCGACCTCTTCAATGCCGGCATCCGTCCGGCGGTGAATGCCGGCATCTCGGTCTCGCGCGTCGGTGGCGCGGCGCAGACCAAGATCATCAAGAAGCTCTCCGGCGGCGTGAAGCTGGCCCTGGCGCAGTACCGCGAGCTGGCCGCGTTCGCGCAGTTCGCCTCCGATCTGGACGCCGCCACGCGCGCCCAGCTCGATCGCGGTCAGCGCGTGACCGAGCTCATGAAGCAGCCGCAGTATTCGCCGCTTTCCATCGCCGAGCTCGCGCTCTCGCTCTATGCGGCCGAAAAGGGTTATCTGGATGATCTGCCGGTCAATCAGGTGTTGCCGTTCGAAAAGGCCATGCACGCCTTCTTCCACCAGAACCACGGCGAGTTGATGAAGCGCATCGTCGCCACCGGCGACTGGAACAACGACATCGAGGCGGTGTTCAAGGCCGGGCTCGACGAGTTCAAGAAGACCGGCAGTTGGTGA
- a CDS encoding sulfite exporter TauE/SafE family protein: MVALLLLPLAGFLIGALVALLGGGGGIFYVALLTAGFGMPLEIAVPTSLATIVPTTLVAAYAHHRRGHVHWPIGRWMAGGGVIGALLGAWLTTVIPEPVARKGFALFLLVMGFFMLRARWRRRHVHAAPAREPAPHSPRSTPGRDALAAGFGLLGGVMAGLLGISGTPPILAGLQLLGLRAAEIAGTSVFVLLVLALAGFAGHLHLGHVDWLRVLLLGVGTTAGAFIAPHLLGLIDERRMERLFTPIFLLMVLGFGVYLLIA; the protein is encoded by the coding sequence ATGGTTGCGCTCCTCCTGCTGCCGCTGGCCGGCTTTCTGATCGGCGCCCTGGTCGCGCTGCTCGGCGGTGGCGGCGGCATTTTCTATGTCGCGCTGCTCACCGCCGGGTTCGGCATGCCGCTCGAGATCGCCGTGCCGACCTCGCTCGCCACCATCGTGCCGACGACCCTGGTCGCCGCCTATGCCCATCACCGGCGCGGCCACGTGCATTGGCCGATCGGACGGTGGATGGCCGGTGGCGGCGTGATCGGCGCGCTGCTCGGCGCCTGGCTGACCACCGTGATTCCCGAGCCCGTGGCGCGCAAGGGCTTCGCGCTGTTCCTCTTGGTGATGGGCTTTTTCATGCTGCGCGCGCGCTGGCGGCGTCGCCACGTCCACGCGGCCCCCGCGCGTGAGCCCGCGCCGCACTCGCCGCGTTCGACGCCGGGCCGCGATGCCCTGGCCGCGGGCTTCGGTCTCCTGGGTGGCGTCATGGCCGGCCTGCTCGGCATCAGCGGCACGCCGCCGATCCTGGCCGGCTTGCAGTTGCTGGGCTTGCGGGCGGCGGAAATCGCCGGCACCTCCGTGTTCGTGCTGCTGGTGCTGGCGCTGGCCGGCTTCGCCGGGCATCTGCACCTCGGTCATGTCGACTGGCTGCGGGTGCTGCTGCTCGGCGTGGGCACCACGGCCGGCGCCTTCATCGCTCCGCATCTGCTCGGGCTCATCGACGAGCGCCGCATGGAACGGCTGTTCACGCCGATTTTTCTGCTGATGGTGCTGGGATTCGGCGTCTACCTGCTGATCGCCTGA
- a CDS encoding pyridoxal-phosphate dependent enzyme, with protein MSIHASILELIGHTPMLRTQRLDAGPCELFLKLENANPGGSIKDRIGLSMIEGAEQAGRIKPGDTLVEGTAGNTGIGLALVAQAKGYRLVLVVPDKMSREKIFNLKAMGAEVVLTRSDVGKGHPEYYQDLAARIARETPGAYFINQFGNPDNPRAHYETTGPEILEQMDGRVDAVVVGCGSSGTLTGLSRFFAEHSPHTEMVLADPVGSILAQYINEGTLPEKSGSWMVEGIGEDFLPTISDFSRVKKAYAIADRESFLAARELLLREGVLGGSSTGTLLAAALRYCREQAQPKRVVSLVCDTGNKYLSKMYNDYWMLDNGFIERERHGDLRDLLLRPFARRDTVVVGPDEPLTTAYTRMKLYDVSQLPVMDGDRLVGIIDESDVLMHVHADESRFRDPVATAMITTLNKLDVRSPIEALLPVFDRGHVAIVVDGERFLGLITRIDLLNYLRRKVH; from the coding sequence ATGAGCATCCACGCCAGCATCCTCGAACTCATCGGCCACACGCCGATGCTGCGCACCCAGCGGCTGGATGCCGGCCCCTGCGAGCTCTTCCTCAAGCTGGAAAACGCCAATCCCGGCGGCTCGATCAAGGACCGCATCGGCCTGTCGATGATCGAGGGCGCCGAACAGGCCGGCCGGATCAAGCCCGGCGACACCCTGGTCGAGGGCACCGCCGGCAATACCGGCATCGGCCTCGCGCTGGTGGCGCAGGCCAAGGGCTATCGGCTGGTGCTGGTGGTGCCGGACAAGATGAGCCGCGAAAAGATATTCAACCTGAAGGCGATGGGTGCCGAGGTGGTGCTGACCCGTTCGGATGTCGGCAAGGGGCATCCGGAGTACTACCAGGATCTGGCCGCGCGCATCGCCCGTGAGACGCCGGGCGCGTATTTCATCAACCAGTTCGGCAATCCCGACAACCCGCGTGCGCACTACGAGACCACCGGCCCGGAGATCCTCGAGCAGATGGACGGCCGCGTGGACGCGGTGGTGGTCGGCTGCGGCTCCTCCGGCACGCTGACCGGGCTGTCGCGTTTCTTCGCCGAGCATTCGCCGCACACCGAGATGGTGCTGGCCGATCCGGTCGGTTCCATCCTGGCGCAGTACATCAACGAGGGCACGCTGCCGGAAAAATCCGGCAGCTGGATGGTCGAGGGCATCGGCGAGGATTTCCTCCCCACCATCAGCGACTTCAGCCGGGTGAAGAAGGCCTATGCCATCGCCGACCGGGAAAGCTTCCTCGCCGCGCGCGAATTGCTGCTGCGCGAGGGCGTGCTCGGCGGCTCCTCCACCGGCACGCTGCTCGCCGCGGCGCTCAGGTATTGCCGCGAGCAGGCGCAGCCCAAGCGCGTGGTGAGCCTGGTCTGCGACACCGGCAACAAGTATCTCTCGAAGATGTACAACGACTATTGGATGCTGGACAACGGCTTCATCGAACGCGAACGGCACGGCGACCTGCGCGACCTGCTGCTGCGTCCGTTCGCGCGGCGCGACACCGTGGTGGTCGGCCCGGACGAGCCGCTGACCACCGCCTACACACGGATGAAGCTCTACGACGTCTCGCAGCTGCCGGTGATGGACGGCGACCGGCTGGTCGGCATCATCGACGAATCCGACGTGCTGATGCATGTGCACGCCGACGAATCGCGCTTTCGCGATCCGGTCGCCACCGCGATGATCACCACGCTGAACAAGCTCGACGTGCGCTCGCCGATCGAGGCGCTGCTGCCGGTGTTCGACCGCGGCCACGTCGCCATCGTCGTCGACGGCGAGCGGTTCCTGGGCCTCATCACCCGCATCGATCTTTTGAACTACCTGCGCCGCAAGGTGCACTAA